The Onychomys torridus chromosome 4, mOncTor1.1, whole genome shotgun sequence genome includes a window with the following:
- the Dlgap4 gene encoding disks large-associated protein 4 isoform X4: MSSRRDTDSDTQDANDSSCKSSERSLPDCTPHPNSISIDAGPRQAPKIAQIKRNLSYGDNNDPALEASSLPPPDPWLETSSSSPAEPAQPGACRRDGYWFLKLLQAETERLEGWCCQMDKETKENNLSEEVLGKVLSAVGSAQLLMSQKFQQFRGLCEQNLNPDANPRPTAQDLAGFWDLLQLSIEDISMKFDELYHLKANSWQLVETPEKRKEEKKPPPPVPKKPAKSKAAMSRDKASDAGDKQRQEARKRLLAAKRAASVRQNSATESADSIEIYVPEAQTRL, from the exons ATGTCCTCCCGTCGGGACACTGACTCCGATACCCAGGATGCCAATGACTCCAGCTgtaagtcatctgagaggagtctCCCAGACTGTACCCCACACCCCAATTCCATCAGCATTGATGCTGGCCCCCGACAGGCCCCCAAGATTGCCCAGATCAAGCGCAACCTCTCCTATGGAGACAACAACGACCCTGCCCTGGAGGCATCTTCGCTGCCCCCACCTGACCCTTGGCTGGagacctcctccagctccccagcaGAGCCAGCCCAGCCGGGGGCCTGCCGCAGGGATGGCTACTGGTTCCTGAAGCTCCTTcaggcagaaacagagagactggaAGGCTGGTGCTGCCAGATGGACAAGGAGACCAAAGAGAACAACCTCTCTGAAGAAG TCTTAGGAAAAGTCCTCAGTGCTGTGGGCAGTGCCCAGCTCCTGATGTCCCAGAAATTCCAGCAGTTCCGGGGACTCTGTGAGCAGAACTTG AACCCTGATGCCAACCCCCGTCCAACAGCCCAGGACCTGGCAGGGTTCTGGGACCTGCTGCAGCTGTCCATTGAGGACATCAGCATGAAGTTTGATGAACTCTACCACCTCAAGGCCAACAGCTGGCAGCTGGTGGAGACCCCCGAGAAGAGGAAG gaagagaagaaaccacCTCCTCCGGTTCCGAAGAAGCCAGCCAAATCCAAGGCGGCAATGAGCCGCGACAAAGCCTCAGACGCGGGGGACAAGCAGCGTCAGGAGGCCAGAAAGAGACTCCTGGCAGCCAAGCGGGCAGCGTCTGTGCGGCAGAACTCAGCCACAGAAAGTGCAGACAGCATCGAGATTTATGTCCCTGAGGCCCAGACCAGGCTCTAA
- the Dlgap4 gene encoding disks large-associated protein 4 isoform X3 encodes MALCLELLKQCSSCLVAYKKTPPPVPPRTTSKPFISVTVQSSTESAQDTYLDSQDHKSEVTSQSGLSNSSDSLDSSTRPPSVTRGGISPGPDAPEPPPKHAALKSEQGTLTSSESHSEAIPKRKLSSIGIQVDCIQPVPKEEPSPATQFQSVGVQVEDDWRSSAPSHSMSSRRDTDSDTQDANDSSCKSSERSLPDCTPHPNSISIDAGPRQAPKIAQIKRNLSYGDNNDPALEASSLPPPDPWLETSSSSPAEPAQPGACRRDGYWFLKLLQAETERLEGWCCQMDKETKENNLSEEVLGKVLSAVGSAQLLMSQKFQQFRGLCEQNLNPDANPRPTAQDLAGFWDLLQLSIEDISMKFDELYHLKANSWQLVETPEKRKEEKKPPPPVPKKPAKSKAAMSRDKASDAGDKQRQEARKRLLAAKRAASVRQNSATESADSIEIYVPEAQTRL; translated from the exons GTTCATCATGCCTAGTGGCATATAAGAAGACCCCACCACCGGTCCCTCCGCGTACTACATCAAAGCCGTTCATCTCCGTCACCGTGCAGAGCAGTACAGAGTCTGCTCAGGACACCTACCTGGACAGTCAAGACCACAAGAGCGAAGTGACGAGCCAGTCAGGCTTGAGCAACTCCTCGGACAGCCTGGACAGCAGTACCCGACCGCCCAGTGTGACACGCGGTGGAATCAGCCCAGGCCCTGACGCTCCGGAGCCACCCCCTAAGCATGCAGCTCTGAAGAGTGAACAAGGGACATTGACGAGCTCCGAGTCCCATTCCGAGGCCATTCCCAAAAGGAAACTGTCATCAATAGGAATACAA GTTGACTGCATTCAGCCAGTGCCCAAAGAGGAGCCCAGTCCCGCTACCCAATTCCAGTCCGTCGGGGTTCAGGTAGAGGACGACTGGCG AAGCAGCGCCCCCTCTCACAGCATGTCCTCCCGTCGGGACACTGACTCCGATACCCAGGATGCCAATGACTCCAGCTgtaagtcatctgagaggagtctCCCAGACTGTACCCCACACCCCAATTCCATCAGCATTGATGCTGGCCCCCGACAGGCCCCCAAGATTGCCCAGATCAAGCGCAACCTCTCCTATGGAGACAACAACGACCCTGCCCTGGAGGCATCTTCGCTGCCCCCACCTGACCCTTGGCTGGagacctcctccagctccccagcaGAGCCAGCCCAGCCGGGGGCCTGCCGCAGGGATGGCTACTGGTTCCTGAAGCTCCTTcaggcagaaacagagagactggaAGGCTGGTGCTGCCAGATGGACAAGGAGACCAAAGAGAACAACCTCTCTGAAGAAG TCTTAGGAAAAGTCCTCAGTGCTGTGGGCAGTGCCCAGCTCCTGATGTCCCAGAAATTCCAGCAGTTCCGGGGACTCTGTGAGCAGAACTTG AACCCTGATGCCAACCCCCGTCCAACAGCCCAGGACCTGGCAGGGTTCTGGGACCTGCTGCAGCTGTCCATTGAGGACATCAGCATGAAGTTTGATGAACTCTACCACCTCAAGGCCAACAGCTGGCAGCTGGTGGAGACCCCCGAGAAGAGGAAG gaagagaagaaaccacCTCCTCCGGTTCCGAAGAAGCCAGCCAAATCCAAGGCGGCAATGAGCCGCGACAAAGCCTCAGACGCGGGGGACAAGCAGCGTCAGGAGGCCAGAAAGAGACTCCTGGCAGCCAAGCGGGCAGCGTCTGTGCGGCAGAACTCAGCCACAGAAAGTGCAGACAGCATCGAGATTTATGTCCCTGAGGCCCAGACCAGGCTCTAA